Below is a genomic region from Brucella sp. BE17.
AAAATCAGCACACCAGCGAGCATGGCAAAAACCAGACGCGTATATCGAAACGGGGTGACTGCACCGACTTCGCCGGTGCGCATGGCGACGGTCAGCGACGTATAGGCAATCACGCCACTGACGGAGCCGACCAGCAGGCTTGCCGCCGCGGTAGCATTCGGCCAAACGGGAGCAGTGCCGAATGGCAGAACGATCAGACCTGAGATCACAAGCATAAGAAAGCCCAGAACGCCGAGCTGGCGATGCGAGAGCGATCGTGGGGCTGCCCGGGTCGCAAGATCTCGACCGGCAAATCCCAGCGTGGCGATAACGGCCAGCAGCGACAGCAGGCCAAACCCTTCAGCTCCCGGCCGCAAGATAAGCAGAACGCCCAAAAAGCCGATAATAACTGCCAGCCAGCGCAGCAATCCTACCCGTTCGCCAAAGACCAGCGCTGCCCCGGCAATCACAACAAGTGGCGTTGCCTGCAATATTGCCGAAGCCGTGGAAAGTGGCGTCAGTGCTATGGCCAGCATGAAAAACAGGCGCCCGACGATCTCGCAGAGCGAACGGGTGGTCATGACGCGCGATAACATTGCGCTCGAAAGCGGTTTTTCCCCGGTCATGATTGCCATGGTTGAAAAAGCCACCACTCCTATCAGGCCGAATAAAACGAGCACCTCACCGACCGGGATGTGCGAAGTGGCGTTTTTCAGACACGCATCTTCGACCGCAAAACAGGCCATGGCGAGAACCATGAACAGCGCGCCGCGCAAATTCCATTTCGCATCGTGATGCGTTTCCGAAGCCTGCATGTCCTGTCCGCAAATGTTTGAAACAATACCAGCATCTGTCATCGCTTCTTGTAGCATTTGTTTCAAGTAGAAAGTGGAATGAGTGCCGATCTTCTTGGCCAGCTGTGGCACCCACTAAATCTTTATCAAAAAAGTGTGGGAGCGCTGGCCTTTCGCGCGACAGAACCATATAGAGGGCGTATGAAAGGAGCCGTCCCATGACCGGCTTGTTGAAGCGCTTCGCCGTCTATTACCGCCCGCACCGTCGCCTATTCCTGCTGGACTTCTCCAGCGCCGTGGTGGCCGGACTGCTGGAACTGGCCTTCCCTCTGGCAGTGACACTGTTCATCGATCGATTGTTGCCCACCAATCAGCTTGGCATGATCGCGCTGGCAGCCCTTGGTCTGTTTCTGATCTATCTGATCAGTGCGGGGCTTCAGGTCATCGTCACCTATTGGGGCCATATGCTCGGCATACGCATCGAGACAGAGATGCGCAGGAAAGCCTTCGACCATCTGCAAAAGCTTTCTTTCGGCTTCTTCGACAATCAGAAGACCGGGCATCTGGTGGCAAGGCTGACCAAGGATCTGGAAGAGATAGGCGAAGTCGCCCATCACGGGCCGGAAGACTTGTTCATCGCCATCATGACCTTGATCGGCGCATTCGTGCTGATGCTGTGGGTACACGTGCCTCTGGCTCTGATCACGGCGACGATTGTTCCGGTTACCGCGGGCGTCACCATGCTTTATGGAAAACGCATGACGGCGACATGGCGCGCTCTTTATGGCAGGGTTGGAGAGTTCAATGCGCGCATCGAGGAAAATGTCGGCGGTATTCGCGTGGTGCAGGCTTTCACCAACGAGGATCACGAGCGTAAGCTGTTTGCCGA
It encodes:
- a CDS encoding DMT family transporter, coding for MQASETHHDAKWNLRGALFMVLAMACFAVEDACLKNATSHIPVGEVLVLFGLIGVVAFSTMAIMTGEKPLSSAMLSRVMTTRSLCEIVGRLFFMLAIALTPLSTASAILQATPLVVIAGAALVFGERVGLLRWLAVIIGFLGVLLILRPGAEGFGLLSLLAVIATLGFAGRDLATRAAPRSLSHRQLGVLGFLMLVISGLIVLPFGTAPVWPNATAAASLLVGSVSGVIAYTSLTVAMRTGEVGAVTPFRYTRLVFAMLAGVLIFHEQPDLWTLVGSVIVVGAGIAALTFSRRRT